A genomic segment from Neodiprion lecontei isolate iyNeoLeco1 chromosome 1, iyNeoLeco1.1, whole genome shotgun sequence encodes:
- the LOC124293112 gene encoding trichohyalin-like codes for MEEKAGGCRGTREGRNRRREMKEAIRDMGKRLDAVEKRGGEEIEKVEERLAEIDKERIECAEKRQREGNSGVAKIAMDRAREVEWVLERKERAERRGNIVERGTRIEKGKEKEGLQKIMQVIRVEVEIKETWEVGAKGVRERGIWIARLGSREQKKRKLIDKKSHLRRREEILEEDLTWAKRKTKWKLREIAAFEERRRNRVRAGYGKIWIKGKMCKWDEIGEVLRDGAGRDLGGEEKEGVGSDSDRIASEERQEVDIASQAGVSRERQVREWIVWSGGSYGRGRGRGERGG; via the coding sequence ATGGAAGAGAAAGCAGGAGGATGCAGGGGGACAAGAGAAGGAAGAAATAGACGGAGGGAGATGAAGGAAGCAATAAGGGACATGGGTAAAAGACTAGATGCAGTAGAAAAGCGGGGAGGGGAGGAAATAGAAAAGGTAGAGGAAAGACTGGCAGAAATAGACAAGGAGCGCATAGAATGCGCCGAGAAGCGACAGCGTGAGGGGAACTCAGGAGTGGCAAAGATAGCAATGGATAGGGCAAGAGAGGTGGAGTGGGTTttagagaggaaagaaagggcGGAGCGGAGGGGAAATATAGTAGAGAGAGGAACCAGAATAGAAAagggaaaggaaaaagaaggatTGCAAAAGATTATGCAGGTAATAAGAGTAGAGGTCGAGATAAAAGAGACGTGGGAAGTAGGCGCGAAAGGGGTGAGAGAAAGGGGGATATGGATAGCAAGACTAGGGAGCAGGGAGCAAAAGAAGAGGAAGTTAATAGATAAAAAAAGTCATTTAAGAAGGAGGGAAGAGATATTAGAGGAGGATCTCACCTgggcgaaaagaaaaacaaaatggaaATTGCGGGAGATAGCAGCGTTCGAGGAGAGAAGGCGAAACAGAGTAAGAGCAGGGTATGGGAAAATATGGataaaaggtaaaatgtgCAAGTGGGATGAGATAGGAGAGGTGCTTAGGGATGGGGCGGGCAGAGACCTGGGCGGAGAAGAAAAGGAGGGGGTGGGAAGTGATAGTGACAGGATAGCAAGTGAAGAACGGCAGGAGGTTGATATAGCGTCACAGGCGGGGGTGAGTCGGGAAAGGCAGGTGAGGGAATGGATAGTATGGAGCGGCGGAAGTTACGGGCGGGGGAGAGGAAGAGGTGAAAGAGGAGGGTAA